The following are encoded together in the Luteolibacter rhizosphaerae genome:
- a CDS encoding Gfo/Idh/MocA family protein, with product MNRKLRMGMVGGGRGAFIGGVHRMAANLDGKIELVAGCFSSDPEKSKLSGEDLFLDPSRVYTSHEEMAKAEAALPADKRIDFVSIVVRNNLHVPVSKAFLAAGINVICDKPMALSLAEAKEFADLVKKSGKVFALTHNYTGYPMVKEARAMVKAGKLGRLLKVVAEYPQGYASSAFKEAAPSKIANWRMDPNVSGVSNCMGDIGSHAENLARYITGLEIEELAAELTTYIPGRTLDDDGNVLVRYQDGVKGIIYASQVSTGDENNLNIRVYGTEGSIEWHQEHPNELVVKFLDKPREIWRRGNSYNGPEATAFTRLPFGHPEAFIEAFANIYLAASEAIRDELAGKFPRPEGYDFPSVDDGVAGMAFIEATVKSAQNNAAWTKPGH from the coding sequence ATGAACCGCAAACTCCGCATGGGCATGGTCGGTGGTGGCCGGGGCGCCTTCATCGGTGGCGTGCACCGCATGGCTGCCAATCTCGATGGCAAGATCGAGCTGGTGGCGGGCTGCTTCTCTTCCGATCCCGAGAAGAGCAAGCTCTCCGGCGAGGACCTGTTCCTCGATCCTTCCCGCGTCTATACTTCCCACGAGGAGATGGCGAAGGCCGAGGCGGCGCTGCCTGCGGACAAGCGGATCGACTTCGTATCCATTGTCGTGCGGAACAACCTGCACGTGCCGGTGTCGAAAGCTTTCCTTGCCGCGGGGATCAACGTGATCTGCGACAAGCCGATGGCGCTTTCGCTGGCGGAGGCGAAGGAGTTCGCGGATTTGGTGAAGAAGTCCGGCAAGGTCTTCGCGCTCACGCACAATTATACCGGCTACCCGATGGTGAAGGAAGCCCGGGCGATGGTGAAGGCGGGCAAGCTGGGCCGCCTGCTCAAGGTGGTGGCCGAGTATCCGCAGGGCTACGCTTCCAGCGCCTTCAAGGAGGCCGCGCCGAGCAAGATCGCGAACTGGCGGATGGACCCGAATGTCTCCGGTGTCTCGAACTGCATGGGCGACATCGGGTCGCATGCCGAGAACTTGGCGCGCTACATTACGGGGCTGGAGATCGAGGAACTGGCAGCGGAGCTAACCACCTACATTCCGGGGCGGACTCTGGATGACGATGGCAACGTGCTGGTCCGCTACCAGGACGGGGTCAAGGGGATCATCTATGCCTCGCAGGTTTCCACCGGTGACGAAAACAACCTGAACATCCGGGTCTATGGCACGGAAGGGTCGATCGAGTGGCACCAAGAGCATCCGAACGAACTGGTGGTGAAGTTCCTCGACAAGCCGCGCGAGATCTGGCGCCGGGGGAACTCCTACAACGGTCCCGAAGCCACGGCCTTCACACGGCTGCCCTTCGGTCATCCCGAGGCCTTCATCGAGGCTTTCGCGAACATCTACCTCGCCGCTTCCGAAGCGATCCGCGACGAGCTGGCCGGGAAGTTCCCGCGTCCCGAGGGCTACGACTTCCCGAGCGTCGATGACGGGGTGGCAGGCATGGCTTTCATTGAAGCCACGGTGAAGTCCGCGCAGAACAATGCGGCCTGGACGAAGCCGGGGCATTGA
- a CDS encoding TIGR01777 family oxidoreductase, translating into MNPQIVLFAANGFIGRYLARHYQRAGREVVCIARRRDGWSGDGMFLEWDGKSVGAWALALEGAERVINLAGRNVNCRYDARNRKEILESRLDSTRVIGEAIAGCRIPPKLWMNSSTATWYRHAEDNPQDEWQGEPGEGFSVDVARAWEEAFFVAKVPGETRKVALRTGMVLANEYGTVFEVLRHLTRRGLGGAMGKGTQRVSWIHMEDMIAAIDFIAADPLLDGVFNLTAPEVPTNRELMRAFREQQGAPFGLPAAKWMLELGAHLLHTETELVLKSRWADPRRLREEGFRWRWPKLDGALADLEMRPGLGGFFHQAERRSAGVRVWTPGRRMAAGTR; encoded by the coding sequence ATGAATCCCCAGATTGTGCTTTTTGCTGCGAACGGCTTCATCGGCCGTTATCTGGCGCGGCATTACCAGAGGGCAGGGCGCGAGGTGGTCTGCATCGCCCGTCGCCGGGACGGTTGGAGCGGCGACGGAATGTTCCTGGAGTGGGACGGCAAAAGCGTGGGTGCTTGGGCGCTGGCGCTGGAGGGGGCGGAGCGGGTGATCAATCTGGCAGGGCGCAACGTGAACTGCCGCTACGATGCGCGGAACCGGAAGGAGATCCTGGAATCGCGTCTGGACTCGACGCGGGTGATCGGCGAGGCGATCGCGGGCTGCCGGATCCCGCCGAAGCTGTGGATGAACTCGAGCACGGCGACCTGGTATCGTCATGCGGAGGACAACCCGCAGGACGAGTGGCAGGGGGAACCGGGCGAGGGCTTCTCGGTGGATGTGGCCCGGGCGTGGGAGGAAGCTTTCTTCGTCGCGAAGGTGCCGGGTGAGACACGCAAGGTGGCGCTGCGGACCGGGATGGTGCTGGCGAACGAGTATGGCACGGTGTTCGAGGTGCTGCGGCATCTGACGCGCCGGGGGCTGGGCGGGGCGATGGGGAAGGGGACACAGCGGGTGAGCTGGATCCACATGGAGGACATGATTGCCGCGATCGACTTCATCGCTGCGGATCCGCTGCTGGACGGAGTATTCAATCTGACCGCGCCAGAGGTGCCGACGAACCGCGAGCTGATGCGTGCCTTCCGCGAGCAGCAGGGGGCTCCCTTCGGTTTACCGGCGGCGAAGTGGATGCTGGAGCTGGGTGCCCATCTCCTGCACACCGAAACGGAGCTGGTGCTGAAGAGCCGCTGGGCGGATCCCCGCCGTCTGCGCGAAGAGGGCTTCCGCTGGCGCTGGCCGAAACTGGATGGCGCGCTTGCAGATTTGGAGATGAGACCGGGGCTCGGCGGTTTTTTCCACCAGGCGGAGCGCCGCTCGGCGGGCGTGAGGGTGTGGACCCCGGGCCGGCGGATGGCTGCCGGCACCCGATAG
- a CDS encoding sugar phosphate isomerase/epimerase family protein → MSRPVTLFTGQWADIPAEELFPKVKAMGFDGVELACWGDHFDVQAALNDPAYIPARWELLKKHGLACYAISNHLVGQAICDPIDERHKSILPGHVWGDGDAEGVRQRAAQELIDTAKAARKFFDAGKDYMSSHPAGSGKTVVNGFTGSSIWGALYAFPPTSQEYIQKGFDDFGKRFKPILDAFEKEDVYFALEVHPTEIAFDIASAARAIEAVGGHKRFGFNYDPSHLGYQGVDYVKFIYQFSERIHHAHMKDVWWGHGDGTVGVFGGHTNFCDARRYWDFRSVGRGDINFEEVIVALNDTRYNGPLSIEWEDGRMDRFHGATESCAFIKGLDFPRNTVAFDAAFDKSNQ, encoded by the coding sequence ATGTCACGACCCGTCACTCTTTTCACCGGCCAGTGGGCCGATATTCCAGCGGAGGAACTTTTCCCGAAGGTCAAGGCCATGGGCTTCGACGGCGTGGAGCTGGCCTGCTGGGGCGATCACTTCGACGTGCAGGCGGCGCTGAACGATCCGGCCTACATCCCGGCACGCTGGGAGCTGCTGAAGAAGCACGGCCTGGCCTGCTACGCGATCTCGAACCACCTGGTGGGGCAGGCGATCTGCGACCCGATCGACGAGCGCCACAAGTCGATCCTGCCTGGCCACGTGTGGGGCGATGGCGATGCGGAAGGGGTGCGCCAGCGCGCTGCGCAGGAGCTGATCGACACGGCGAAGGCGGCCCGCAAGTTCTTCGACGCCGGCAAGGACTACATGTCCTCCCACCCTGCGGGCTCCGGCAAGACGGTGGTGAACGGGTTCACGGGTTCCTCGATCTGGGGTGCGCTGTATGCCTTCCCGCCGACCAGCCAGGAGTATATCCAGAAGGGCTTCGACGACTTCGGGAAGCGCTTCAAGCCGATCCTGGATGCGTTCGAGAAAGAGGATGTTTACTTCGCGCTGGAAGTGCACCCGACGGAGATCGCGTTCGACATCGCTTCGGCGGCGCGCGCGATCGAAGCGGTGGGCGGGCACAAGCGTTTCGGCTTCAACTACGACCCGAGCCATCTGGGCTACCAGGGTGTGGACTATGTGAAGTTCATCTATCAGTTCAGCGAGCGCATCCACCACGCCCACATGAAGGACGTGTGGTGGGGCCACGGCGACGGCACCGTGGGTGTCTTCGGCGGGCACACCAATTTCTGCGATGCGCGGCGTTACTGGGACTTCCGCAGCGTGGGCCGCGGCGACATCAACTTCGAGGAAGTGATCGTGGCGCTGAACGATACCCGCTACAACGGTCCGCTCTCGATCGAGTGGGAAGACGGCCGGATGGACCGCTTCCATGGTGCCACCGAGAGCTGCGCGTTCATCAAAGGCCTCGACTTCCCGCGGAATACTGTCGCTTTCGACGCCGCCTTCGACAAATCGAACCAATAA
- a CDS encoding SGNH/GDSL hydrolase family protein — MLTAAFCLPMLEAAALNVLAIGDSMTEEYAHEVTFSAPDSDRFNANVRSWSELLRIHRPTEVTLGPYENQGGAYGDLRGGGHEYNFGIPGTNVLNWVNLLGGSGSGDPLGFLYPVTKEALQDEIFLTPVVVIALGANDLKQEYNDLFNDTEAPNYFNQLRNRLNSIHDWVRANRGVRPPKIVVCTLPDVGATPQISGTYNVPAKQASTRAKIAAFNQSLVTWAATKNPPPTIARLDLLTDRVFDQVPFQINGTVFTLSGSMENPPTQVFCKDGFHASTVAQAYIANEIIGALNTAMGTSIRKFSDREILRNLLGLNPDQPYLAWIAAAGFTGSEMDADPDRDGLPNLVEYLLGTSPSTYSQPFSGRFAPGQSLHWPTNATGLRFGTLVPEESSDLQNWTPVPAIRTTFHADGSVSVVPASGASESFVRLKAGPRP; from the coding sequence TTGCTGACTGCCGCTTTCTGCTTGCCCATGTTGGAGGCGGCGGCACTCAACGTTCTCGCGATCGGGGACAGCATGACGGAGGAGTATGCACACGAGGTGACCTTCTCGGCCCCGGATTCCGATCGTTTCAATGCCAACGTCCGCAGTTGGTCCGAGTTGCTCCGGATCCATCGCCCTACCGAGGTGACCCTCGGTCCCTACGAAAACCAAGGTGGAGCCTACGGCGACCTCCGCGGCGGCGGGCATGAATACAATTTCGGCATTCCGGGCACGAACGTGCTGAACTGGGTGAACCTTCTCGGCGGTAGCGGGTCGGGAGATCCGCTGGGCTTTCTCTATCCCGTCACCAAGGAAGCGCTGCAGGACGAGATCTTCCTGACCCCGGTCGTCGTGATCGCCCTCGGCGCAAACGATCTGAAGCAGGAATACAACGACCTCTTCAATGACACCGAGGCTCCTAACTACTTCAACCAGCTCCGCAACCGCCTCAACTCGATCCATGATTGGGTGCGCGCGAACCGGGGCGTCCGTCCTCCGAAGATCGTCGTCTGCACCCTTCCGGACGTAGGAGCCACGCCCCAGATTTCGGGCACCTACAATGTTCCTGCCAAGCAGGCCTCCACGCGGGCGAAGATCGCGGCCTTCAACCAATCGCTCGTCACCTGGGCCGCCACCAAGAATCCGCCGCCCACCATCGCCCGGCTGGATCTGCTGACCGATCGCGTCTTCGACCAAGTCCCCTTCCAGATCAATGGCACCGTCTTCACTCTCTCCGGCAGCATGGAGAACCCGCCCACCCAGGTGTTCTGCAAGGACGGCTTCCACGCCTCGACCGTCGCGCAGGCCTATATCGCCAACGAAATCATCGGCGCCTTGAACACTGCCATGGGCACCTCGATCCGGAAGTTCAGCGACCGCGAGATCCTCCGCAATCTGTTAGGTCTGAATCCGGATCAGCCCTATCTCGCGTGGATCGCGGCTGCCGGATTCACGGGATCAGAGATGGATGCCGATCCCGACCGCGACGGCCTGCCGAATCTGGTGGAGTATCTCTTAGGCACCTCGCCCTCCACCTATAGCCAGCCCTTCAGCGGTCGCTTCGCTCCCGGTCAAAGCCTGCATTGGCCGACGAACGCTACCGGTCTTCGCTTCGGAACCCTCGTTCCGGAGGAGTCTTCCGACCTCCAGAACTGGACTCCGGTGCCCGCCATCCGCACGACCTTTCATGCGGATGGAAGTGTCTCGGTTGTTCCCGCGTCCGGTGCGAGCGAGAGCTTCGTCAGGCTCAAAGCAGGGCCCCGTCCGTGA
- a CDS encoding bifunctional 3,4-dihydroxy-2-butanone-4-phosphate synthase/GTP cyclohydrolase II — MATPLVFSPIEEIIAEVAAGRIVIVADDPNRENEADLIAAASLCTPEIISFMAVHGRGLICAPITQERAEKLDLPQMTRRNREVQRTAFTISVDAAKGVTTGISSADRALCVKLLADPAAGPEDFVHPGHVFPIQARDGGVLRRAGHTEAAIDLARLAGQEPAGVICEIMNEDGTMGRVGDLGDFQAAHGLKACTIAQLIEWRRRSEKLVVREETIGLPTDHGEFTCHLYRIETDSSHHLALVRGEIDSSKPVLVRVHSECLTGDVFLSQRCDCGGQLDAAMERISKEGGVLLYLRQEGRGIGLAAKIHAYKLQEQGLDTVEANEKLGFGSDLRDYGMGAQILYDLGVRQIRLLTNNPKKVVGLEGYNLEIVEQLPIKLPANPHNARYLETKRERMGHRL; from the coding sequence ATGGCCACCCCGCTTGTTTTCAGCCCCATCGAGGAAATCATCGCCGAAGTGGCCGCAGGCCGCATTGTCATCGTCGCGGATGACCCGAACCGCGAGAATGAGGCCGACCTCATCGCCGCCGCCTCCCTCTGCACCCCGGAGATCATCTCCTTCATGGCCGTCCACGGCCGCGGCCTGATCTGCGCTCCCATCACCCAGGAGCGCGCCGAAAAGCTCGATCTCCCACAGATGACCCGCCGCAACCGCGAGGTCCAGCGCACCGCCTTCACCATCTCCGTGGATGCCGCGAAGGGCGTCACCACCGGCATTTCCTCCGCGGATCGCGCCCTCTGCGTCAAGCTGCTGGCCGATCCCGCCGCCGGCCCTGAGGACTTCGTCCACCCCGGCCACGTCTTCCCCATCCAAGCCCGCGATGGCGGCGTCCTCCGCCGCGCCGGCCATACCGAGGCCGCCATCGATCTCGCCCGCCTCGCCGGTCAGGAGCCCGCCGGGGTCATCTGCGAGATCATGAACGAAGACGGCACCATGGGCCGCGTCGGCGATCTCGGCGATTTCCAGGCCGCTCACGGCCTGAAGGCCTGCACCATCGCCCAGCTCATCGAGTGGCGCCGCCGCTCGGAAAAGCTCGTGGTCCGCGAGGAGACCATCGGCCTTCCCACCGATCACGGCGAGTTCACTTGCCACCTCTACCGGATCGAGACGGACAGCTCCCACCACCTCGCCCTCGTCCGCGGAGAGATCGATTCTTCCAAGCCCGTCCTCGTCCGCGTCCACTCGGAATGCCTCACCGGGGATGTCTTCCTCTCCCAGCGCTGCGATTGCGGCGGCCAGCTCGATGCCGCCATGGAGCGCATCTCGAAGGAAGGCGGCGTGCTCCTCTACCTCCGCCAGGAAGGCCGCGGCATCGGCCTCGCCGCCAAGATCCACGCCTACAAGCTCCAAGAGCAGGGTCTCGATACCGTCGAGGCTAATGAGAAGCTCGGCTTCGGCTCGGACCTCCGCGACTACGGCATGGGCGCCCAGATCCTCTACGATCTCGGCGTCCGCCAGATCCGCCTCCTCACCAACAACCCAAAAAAGGTCGTCGGATTGGAAGGCTACAATCTGGAGATCGTCGAGCAGCTCCCCATCAAGCTCCCCGCGAATCCCCACAACGCCCGCTACCTCGAAACGAAGCGCGAGCGCATGGGCCACCGTCTATGA
- a CDS encoding AI-2E family transporter: MAEPGTLPKKPRATQMVLLLAALVVVIAGLKAAQSFFVPVLLAFFIATISYPVTSWLMRHKMPPAIAVLLTVLVDFAFLAAVIVLGVTIIGDLQEKWDAEYYDLTRAKVQDASASLASKLEEWGVEDGAEKVQEVTNENLTELRNIKFATILSFSTGVVGRVLTFFATFGVVIVLTIFMLFEAHGFSGRFGAIREARGPNFDRMSSAMLDTQRYLGIKTIISLATGLLAGTLCWVAGLDFFLLWGILAFVMNFIPVVGSAIASIPPILLALIAKDGGPADMVVVAAGYGLINMFLDNFVQPMLLGKRFGLSILVVVVCVFFWGWLWGLIGIVLAVPLTMILKVVLDNSDEFRWVAVAIGQESKRPEGDGDLKNLPVAAETPSGAADVPGRG; the protein is encoded by the coding sequence ATGGCCGAGCCCGGAACCCTGCCCAAGAAGCCGCGCGCCACCCAGATGGTGCTGCTGCTTGCCGCCCTCGTGGTGGTGATTGCGGGCCTGAAGGCGGCGCAGTCTTTCTTCGTGCCGGTTCTGCTCGCCTTCTTCATCGCGACGATCAGCTATCCGGTCACATCCTGGCTGATGCGGCACAAGATGCCGCCGGCGATTGCGGTGCTGCTGACCGTGCTGGTGGACTTCGCCTTCCTGGCGGCAGTGATCGTGCTGGGGGTGACGATCATCGGCGACCTGCAGGAGAAGTGGGATGCGGAGTATTATGATCTCACGCGCGCCAAGGTGCAGGACGCCAGTGCCTCGCTCGCCAGCAAGCTGGAGGAGTGGGGCGTGGAAGACGGGGCCGAGAAGGTGCAGGAGGTGACGAACGAGAACCTGACCGAGCTGCGGAACATCAAGTTTGCGACGATCCTGAGCTTCAGCACCGGTGTGGTGGGTCGCGTGCTCACCTTCTTCGCGACCTTCGGCGTGGTGATCGTGCTCACCATCTTCATGCTCTTCGAAGCACACGGCTTCAGCGGCCGCTTCGGGGCGATCCGCGAGGCGCGGGGGCCGAACTTCGACCGGATGTCGAGCGCGATGCTGGATACGCAGCGTTATCTGGGCATCAAGACGATCATCAGCTTGGCCACCGGTCTGCTAGCCGGGACCCTTTGCTGGGTGGCCGGTCTGGATTTCTTCCTGCTGTGGGGCATCCTAGCCTTCGTGATGAACTTCATCCCGGTGGTGGGCTCTGCGATCGCCTCGATTCCGCCGATCCTGCTGGCACTGATCGCGAAAGATGGCGGACCGGCGGACATGGTGGTGGTCGCGGCCGGCTACGGGCTGATCAACATGTTCCTGGATAATTTCGTGCAGCCGATGCTGCTGGGGAAACGCTTCGGCCTTTCGATCCTGGTGGTGGTGGTCTGCGTGTTCTTCTGGGGTTGGCTGTGGGGGCTGATCGGGATCGTGCTGGCGGTGCCGCTGACCATGATCCTGAAGGTGGTGCTGGATAACAGTGATGAATTCCGCTGGGTGGCCGTGGCCATCGGCCAGGAAAGCAAGCGGCCTGAGGGGGATGGGGATCTGAAGAATCTCCCGGTCGCGGCGGAGACGCCATCGGGTGCGGCGGATGTCCCGGGTCGCGGTTGA
- the rhaM gene encoding L-rhamnose mutarotase, with translation MIRKAFVMSVNAGCEEEYERRHRPIWPELEAVLKAHGVHNYSIHLHPETRQLFGYVEIESEERWAAIAATEVCQRWWQHMTDLMPTNSDASPVSLGLKELFHFE, from the coding sequence ATGATCCGCAAGGCATTCGTCATGTCGGTGAATGCCGGCTGCGAGGAGGAATACGAGCGCCGGCACCGTCCCATCTGGCCGGAGCTCGAAGCCGTCCTTAAGGCGCACGGCGTCCACAACTACTCGATTCACCTCCACCCGGAGACGCGCCAGCTCTTCGGCTACGTGGAGATCGAGAGCGAGGAACGCTGGGCCGCCATCGCCGCCACCGAAGTCTGCCAACGCTGGTGGCAACACATGACCGACCTCATGCCCACCAATTCCGACGCTTCCCCGGTATCTCTCGGCCTGAAGGAACTCTTTCACTTCGAGTGA
- a CDS encoding Gfo/Idh/MocA family protein: protein MSTKVGIIGAGGMLRYHADGFRKAGATVTAVADPAPGAAAKAAAAWDIPASFESVDAMLADGDIDAVSIIVPNKFHMPLAIQCLKAGKHVFSEKPPALNAAEVQEMIDAANAAGKKLMFNFNNRARPESIAMKEYVADGTVGKINSAQAKWIRRTGIPGFGGWFTTKALSGGGPVIDLLHMIDLALYFMGYPEPAHVLAQTFNDHITDKGFKGPWGIPDRADGTNDVEAAAHGFVTFKTGQVLTLQVSWAEMIKREEVSVVFQGSKAGGKVERLFGRDGIDETAIDTCELYVQEGGRSVNRSIVTEACEDMGRSASAANFIHAIEGTAEAFNTPDQALKLMKIIDAIYKSAETKAPVAI, encoded by the coding sequence ATGTCCACGAAAGTAGGTATCATCGGAGCGGGCGGCATGCTGCGCTATCACGCGGATGGATTCCGCAAGGCCGGAGCCACCGTCACCGCCGTCGCGGATCCGGCACCGGGTGCTGCGGCGAAGGCTGCGGCAGCTTGGGACATCCCGGCTTCCTTCGAGAGCGTGGATGCGATGCTGGCGGACGGCGACATCGACGCCGTGTCGATCATCGTGCCGAACAAGTTCCACATGCCGCTGGCGATCCAGTGCCTGAAGGCCGGCAAGCACGTCTTCAGCGAGAAGCCGCCGGCGCTGAATGCGGCGGAAGTGCAGGAGATGATCGACGCTGCCAACGCGGCGGGGAAGAAGCTGATGTTCAACTTCAACAACCGCGCTCGCCCCGAGTCGATCGCGATGAAGGAGTATGTGGCGGACGGCACCGTGGGTAAGATCAACTCGGCGCAGGCCAAGTGGATCCGCCGCACGGGTATCCCGGGCTTCGGCGGTTGGTTCACGACCAAGGCGCTGTCCGGCGGTGGTCCGGTGATCGACCTGCTGCACATGATCGACCTAGCTCTCTACTTCATGGGCTATCCGGAGCCGGCCCACGTGCTGGCGCAGACCTTCAACGATCACATCACCGACAAGGGCTTCAAGGGGCCTTGGGGCATTCCGGACCGTGCCGATGGCACAAACGACGTGGAAGCGGCGGCTCACGGTTTCGTGACCTTCAAGACGGGTCAGGTGCTGACGCTTCAGGTTTCCTGGGCGGAGATGATCAAGCGCGAGGAAGTCTCCGTGGTCTTCCAAGGCAGCAAGGCCGGTGGCAAGGTCGAGCGTCTCTTCGGCCGCGACGGCATCGATGAGACCGCGATCGATACCTGCGAGCTCTACGTGCAGGAAGGTGGCCGCTCCGTGAACCGCAGCATCGTGACCGAAGCGTGCGAGGACATGGGCCGCAGTGCTTCCGCCGCGAACTTCATCCACGCAATCGAAGGCACGGCCGAGGCATTCAACACGCCGGACCAGGCGCTGAAGCTGATGAAGATCATCGACGCGATCTACAAGTCGGCGGAGACGAAGGCTCCGGTGGCAATCTAA
- a CDS encoding GbsR/MarR family transcriptional regulator, giving the protein MFSENKMSGEHEQLKATRDEFVAQWGAMGSQWGINRTMAQIHALLMTAPEPVSTDDVMAELQISRGNAHTNLKELVAWGLVRVVVKKGERREFFDAEKDVWQIFTIVTRERKKREIEPALAVLNQCAETTREMKSPEAVAFYNQMRQLEEFVGFASKVADRVGSMKHGFAVQLAAKLLG; this is encoded by the coding sequence GTGTTCAGTGAAAACAAGATGAGCGGCGAGCACGAGCAGTTGAAGGCGACCCGGGACGAGTTTGTGGCCCAGTGGGGGGCGATGGGCTCGCAGTGGGGGATCAACCGCACAATGGCACAGATCCATGCGCTGCTGATGACGGCGCCAGAGCCGGTGAGCACGGACGACGTGATGGCCGAGCTCCAAATCAGCCGCGGAAATGCGCACACCAACCTCAAGGAATTGGTCGCCTGGGGCTTGGTCCGCGTGGTGGTGAAGAAGGGCGAACGCCGCGAGTTTTTTGATGCGGAGAAAGACGTCTGGCAGATTTTCACGATCGTGACCCGCGAGCGTAAGAAGCGCGAGATCGAGCCCGCGCTGGCGGTGCTCAACCAGTGCGCCGAGACCACCCGCGAGATGAAGTCGCCTGAAGCGGTGGCCTTCTACAACCAGATGCGGCAACTGGAGGAATTCGTCGGTTTCGCCTCGAAGGTTGCGGACCGGGTAGGGTCGATGAAGCACGGCTTCGCGGTCCAGTTGGCGGCCAAGCTGCTGGGCTGA
- a CDS encoding ThuA domain-containing protein translates to MKPSLILPLAGAAAAFFLVSAAGDREQPPSGAADKIAPALPAEAFAKPAKARKLLIFSKTAGFRHESIATGKLAFTELGKKTGAFETVISDDLENFEPKTIDQFDGILFLSTTMDPFAPSKQEWDALDDKGKKEAEKKVERLQKSLMSFVKGGKGFIGIHAATDTFYNWSEYGEMINGYFDGHPWGSGTQVSIKVEPGQEKHPLVAMFDGKNVDFKEEIYQLKEPYNSKKVHMLLRLDPEKSDMNVQGLKREDKDWGVAWARSWGKGRVFYCSLGHNHDMYWHPTVIRHYLAGIQWALGDYKVKVDK, encoded by the coding sequence ATGAAACCCAGCCTCATCCTTCCCTTGGCCGGCGCTGCCGCCGCCTTTTTCCTCGTTTCCGCCGCGGGCGACCGCGAGCAACCGCCTTCCGGCGCCGCCGACAAGATCGCCCCGGCACTACCGGCGGAGGCTTTCGCGAAGCCGGCCAAGGCGCGCAAGCTGTTGATCTTCTCGAAGACGGCGGGCTTCCGCCACGAGTCGATCGCCACCGGCAAGCTGGCCTTCACCGAGCTCGGCAAGAAGACCGGGGCTTTCGAGACGGTCATCAGCGACGATCTGGAGAACTTCGAGCCGAAGACGATCGATCAGTTCGACGGAATCCTCTTCCTGAGCACCACCATGGACCCCTTCGCGCCTTCCAAGCAGGAGTGGGATGCCTTGGATGACAAGGGGAAGAAGGAAGCCGAGAAGAAGGTCGAGCGGCTCCAGAAGAGCCTCATGAGCTTCGTGAAGGGCGGCAAGGGCTTCATCGGCATTCACGCCGCCACGGATACTTTCTACAATTGGAGCGAGTATGGCGAGATGATCAACGGCTACTTCGACGGTCACCCTTGGGGTTCCGGCACGCAGGTCTCGATCAAGGTCGAGCCGGGGCAGGAGAAGCACCCGCTGGTGGCGATGTTCGACGGCAAGAACGTGGACTTCAAGGAGGAGATCTATCAGCTCAAGGAGCCGTACAACTCGAAGAAGGTGCACATGCTTCTGCGCCTCGATCCCGAAAAGTCGGACATGAACGTCCAGGGCCTCAAGCGTGAGGACAAGGACTGGGGCGTGGCCTGGGCCCGCTCATGGGGCAAGGGCCGCGTATTCTACTGCTCGCTGGGTCATAACCACGACATGTATTGGCACCCCACGGTGATCCGCCACTACCTCGCCGGCATCCAATGGGCGCTGGGCGACTATAAGGTGAAGGTGGACAAGTGA